TCCGCTTGAAACTACTTTTACGACTTTCTCAATCTCTCTTGAACCTCATTAAATATATCTTCTACATCTTTAGAATTTTTAGAACCTATTTTACTGAACACAAGTATCGCAATCCATGCAGCGACAAAACCGGGAAGAATTTCATATAAATCAAAAATTCCACCTTCAAGCTGTTTGTAAATTATGACAGTCAAAGCACCGACAACCATTCCGGCAATAGCTCCATTCTTGGTTATAGTGTGATTATAAAGAGAGAGGATAACAAGCGGACCAAATGCCGCACCAAACCCTGCCCATGCATACGCCACAAGTTTTAAGACACTAGAGTTTTCATCTGTAGAGATGCACCAGGCGATAAGTGCAATAGCAATTACCGTGAATCGCCCCACCCACACAAGCTCCTTGTCACTAGCTTCTTTTCTGAAGATAGCATGGTAAATATCTCTTGTGAGAACTGAAGATGAAACGAGAAGTTGAGAGTCTACTGTACTCATAATCGCTGCCAAGATTGCTGCAAGTAAAAAACCTGCAATCCAAGGATTAAAAAGTAGTTGAGAGAGAGTAATAAAGATTTTTTCACTGTCTTTTAAATCTACTCCATGTGACACAACATAAGCAAGTCCGAAAAATTCTACTGCCAATGAACCGATGATTGAGATTATCATCCAAGTCATTCCAATTGTTTTTGCACGATTCATGTCATCTTCATGGCGGATAGACATAAAACGAACAAGAATATGGGGCTGACCAAAATACCCAAGTCCCCAAGCCATTAAAGAGAGGACACTGATTATTGACGCTCCGCTTAGAATATCAAGATTTGAAGCCTCAACTGACTCTATAATTCTAAGTCCCTCACTAACACCGCCGATATCGTAAATAACGACAAGTGGTACAACTGCAAGAGCTAGCATCATCAGGATTCCCTGAATAAAATCAGTCCAGCTTACAGCATTGTAACCGCCTAAAAAAGTGTAAGAAACGATAATAAAACTTCCAACCATAAGTGCTGTTTCATACTCAAGATGAAAAGTGGCTTCAAAAAGTTTTGCCCCGCCGACAAGTC
The sequence above is drawn from the Candidatus Sulfurimonas baltica genome and encodes:
- the putP gene encoding sodium/proline symporter PutP; this encodes METPVIISFVAYLAIMIGIGFYFYFKTDDLSDFVLGGRSLGPGVTALSAGASDMSGWLLLGLPGMMYTQGVVGSWIAVGLIIGAYINWHYVAKPLRVYTHHLQDAITIPDYFSNRFNDKGNSLRVVTAVVILIFYTLYTSSGLVGGAKLFEATFHLEYETALMVGSFIIVSYTFLGGYNAVSWTDFIQGILMMLALAVVPLVVIYDIGGVSEGLRIIESVEASNLDILSGASIISVLSLMAWGLGYFGQPHILVRFMSIRHEDDMNRAKTIGMTWMIISIIGSLAVEFFGLAYVVSHGVDLKDSEKIFITLSQLLFNPWIAGFLLAAILAAIMSTVDSQLLVSSSVLTRDIYHAIFRKEASDKELVWVGRFTVIAIALIAWCISTDENSSVLKLVAYAWAGFGAAFGPLVILSLYNHTITKNGAIAGMVVGALTVIIYKQLEGGIFDLYEILPGFVAAWIAILVFSKIGSKNSKDVEDIFNEVQERLRKS